Proteins from a single region of Candidatus Saccharibacteria bacterium:
- the mraY gene encoding phospho-N-acetylmuramoyl-pentapeptide-transferase: MTLIELTHNLTAIFTLSVGAFLFAMVLTPIYTFAAYRYKFWKKQRTTSTTGEKLEVFTKLHADKFKRNIPTMAGIIGVLAIAVVTLGFNLNRAETWLPLAALLGGGAVGLLDDIINIRGQGTGVAGLRSSLKFTMITVLALALAWFFYVKLGVDSVHLPFLGDLALGWLIVPLFVLAIVATSNAVNISDGLDGLAGGLLAISFGTFGVIALLQGQEFLAGFCFTVVGALLSYLWFNIYPARFFMGDVGSFAFGTSLGVVAMLTNTLFLLPIIGVIFVIEAGSSSIQILSKKIFHRKVFISAPIHHHLEALGWPETKVTMRFWVIACVTGFIGILLALAGGHV, translated from the coding sequence ATGACGCTCATTGAACTAACACATAATCTTACGGCAATATTTACGCTCAGTGTGGGCGCGTTCCTGTTTGCCATGGTTTTAACGCCAATCTATACCTTTGCCGCGTATCGTTATAAGTTTTGGAAAAAACAGCGCACAACAAGCACAACGGGTGAAAAGCTAGAGGTTTTTACCAAGCTGCACGCCGACAAGTTCAAACGTAATATCCCTACTATGGCGGGAATTATTGGTGTGCTTGCGATTGCTGTTGTAACGCTTGGATTTAACCTTAACCGCGCTGAAACATGGCTGCCATTGGCTGCTCTGCTGGGTGGCGGTGCCGTAGGGCTTTTAGATGATATTATCAATATACGCGGGCAGGGGACTGGTGTTGCTGGTTTGCGATCGAGCCTGAAGTTTACGATGATCACGGTTCTCGCGCTTGCGCTGGCCTGGTTCTTTTACGTAAAACTAGGCGTTGATAGTGTGCACTTGCCGTTTCTTGGTGATCTTGCTCTTGGCTGGCTTATCGTACCTCTGTTTGTTCTTGCGATTGTTGCCACGAGCAACGCGGTTAATATTAGCGACGGGCTCGACGGTCTTGCGGGTGGGCTGCTTGCAATCAGCTTTGGTACATTTGGTGTTATTGCGCTTTTGCAAGGGCAAGAATTCTTGGCTGGGTTCTGTTTTACGGTTGTTGGTGCGCTTTTAAGCTACTTGTGGTTCAATATTTACCCAGCAAGGTTCTTTATGGGCGACGTTGGAAGCTTTGCCTTTGGCACAAGCTTGGGCGTGGTGGCTATGCTTACGAACACACTATTCCTTCTTCCAATAATTGGCGTTATCTTTGTTATCGAGGCGGGCTCAAGCTCTATTCAGATTCTTAGCAAGAAGATTTTTCACCGTAAAGTCTTTATATCAGCGCCAATCCACCATCATTTAGAGGCTTTGGGCTGGCCCGAGACAAAAGTAACAATGCGTTTTTGGGTGATTGCTTGTGTGACCGGATTTATTGGTATTTTGCTCGCGCTCGCTGGGGGTCACGTATAA
- a CDS encoding penicillin-binding protein 2: MQLDLEKGSRPRILAILTLAVMAVFVVRLFYLQIIQHDHYVDQARKEQQKQWVLPAKRGEIYAMDGTTPVPLVLNETVYTVFADPKVIDEPQKVTDLIKRVAGGNARSNLDGLLAKKETRYQILATKVTRKQAEMMKEEGLRGIGFQEESQRVYPEGKLAAQTLGFVNTEGKGQYGLEEALNERLTGLDGMLVSVTDVSNVPLTIGDKNIKEPAKDGDAIVTTVDRNIQSYTEKALAAGLKRTGATNGSVMIMDPQTGKVLAMANLPTYSPGQYNKVTDASAFNNATISAPYEPGSDVKALTMAVGLDKGVVSSTSTYNNTDYIKVEDRTITNATKGQTGNITFQHALNYSLNTGFVTVAQRLGDGKSINLQARNTMYDYFHNKFGLGELTGIELANEAKGTVIPPTDQDGGAVRYSNMAFGQGLDVTMVQVCAAFSTIINGGTYYAPTVIAGTLDPDTGVLKPAAAKPSRQNVMSASASSEMRTMVHDARAAFHSSKDKKGYYTGGKTGTSQTIENGKYVNDQTIGTYLGFGGDSQKTPRYVIMVQVSGKHMNLEGGKHAMPIFTDISNWLLDYMKLQPKG; this comes from the coding sequence ATGCAGCTAGATTTAGAAAAAGGAAGCCGGCCACGAATACTCGCCATATTAACCCTTGCGGTGATGGCGGTTTTTGTCGTACGGCTTTTTTACCTTCAGATTATTCAGCATGATCATTATGTTGATCAGGCACGCAAAGAGCAGCAGAAGCAATGGGTTCTTCCGGCGAAGCGTGGCGAGATTTACGCAATGGACGGCACGACACCAGTGCCTTTGGTGCTCAACGAGACCGTTTATACTGTCTTTGCCGACCCAAAAGTTATAGATGAGCCGCAAAAAGTAACAGACTTAATTAAGCGCGTCGCTGGTGGCAACGCCCGTTCTAATCTCGATGGCTTACTGGCCAAAAAAGAGACACGCTACCAAATACTTGCAACAAAAGTAACACGCAAGCAAGCTGAAATGATGAAAGAAGAGGGGCTTCGTGGTATTGGTTTTCAGGAAGAGAGTCAGCGCGTATACCCCGAAGGCAAGCTTGCCGCGCAAACGCTAGGGTTTGTGAATACTGAAGGGAAGGGGCAGTACGGGCTTGAAGAGGCGCTCAACGAGCGTTTAACGGGGCTTGACGGTATGCTCGTGTCGGTGACAGATGTCAGTAACGTACCTTTGACTATTGGCGACAAAAACATCAAGGAGCCGGCAAAAGACGGCGACGCAATCGTAACGACGGTTGATCGCAACATTCAATCGTATACCGAAAAAGCCCTTGCTGCTGGTCTTAAGCGCACTGGGGCGACAAACGGCAGTGTTATGATTATGGATCCACAAACAGGCAAGGTGCTTGCTATGGCAAACCTTCCTACCTATAGCCCAGGCCAATACAACAAGGTGACCGATGCATCTGCGTTTAATAACGCAACAATTAGTGCGCCATACGAGCCAGGTTCTGATGTTAAGGCGTTAACTATGGCCGTGGGGCTAGACAAAGGTGTCGTGTCATCGACTTCTACCTACAATAATACCGACTATATTAAGGTTGAGGACCGCACAATTACAAATGCCACAAAAGGGCAAACCGGCAATATTACATTCCAGCACGCGCTCAACTACTCGCTAAATACAGGGTTTGTCACCGTGGCGCAGCGCCTTGGCGATGGCAAAAGTATTAATCTACAAGCTCGCAACACCATGTACGATTATTTTCACAATAAGTTTGGCTTGGGAGAATTAACAGGAATCGAGCTGGCAAACGAAGCTAAGGGAACGGTGATTCCGCCGACCGATCAAGATGGTGGTGCTGTACGTTATTCGAACATGGCCTTTGGGCAGGGTCTTGATGTGACAATGGTTCAGGTGTGCGCAGCCTTCAGCACGATTATCAACGGGGGTACATACTATGCGCCAACCGTCATCGCGGGAACGCTCGACCCCGATACGGGCGTACTAAAACCTGCGGCTGCAAAACCATCGAGGCAAAATGTTATGAGCGCAAGTGCATCGAGCGAAATGCGCACAATGGTGCACGATGCCCGCGCTGCGTTTCACTCCTCTAAAGATAAAAAAGGGTACTACACCGGTGGTAAAACAGGTACTTCGCAAACAATCGAGAACGGAAAATATGTCAACGATCAAACGATTGGTACGTACCTGGGATTTGGTGGAGATAGCCAGAAAACGCCGCGATATGTCATAATGGTGCAAGTATCGGGCAAGCATATGAATCTCGAAGGCGGCAAGCACGCAATGCCGATATTCACAGATATCTCAAACTGGCTCCTCGACTACATGAAATTACAACCGAAGGGATAG